A portion of the Natronococcus sp. AD-5 genome contains these proteins:
- a CDS encoding twin-arginine translocation signal domain-containing protein, which yields MNRRTVLQSAGVAAVASLAGCVEAVEDHFTGGLRQPVPIEITNVGERPYNIHLEARARDAERKTYEESYTVVPDERVSAPHVRGSEQRFRVRRFGDDHGADDLVETSPITETSQLILITIHDDELELEVITDEEEAEERQEEENVSPNETGNTDEDAREDAS from the coding sequence GTGAATCGCCGTACGGTACTGCAGTCCGCCGGCGTCGCCGCCGTCGCGAGCCTCGCGGGCTGCGTCGAGGCGGTCGAGGACCACTTCACGGGCGGCCTCCGGCAGCCGGTCCCGATCGAGATCACGAACGTCGGAGAGCGCCCCTACAACATCCACCTCGAGGCCCGCGCCCGGGACGCGGAGCGCAAGACATACGAGGAGAGCTACACGGTCGTCCCGGACGAGCGAGTGAGCGCCCCGCACGTCAGGGGATCCGAACAGCGATTCCGCGTGAGGCGGTTCGGTGACGACCACGGCGCCGATGACCTGGTCGAAACGAGCCCGATCACCGAGACGAGCCAGCTGATTCTGATTACCATCCACGACGACGAGCTCGAACTCGAGGTCATCACGGACGAAGAAGAGGCCGAGGAGCGACAGGAAGAGGAGAACGTGTCCCCGAACGAAACCGGGAACACCGACGAGGACGCCCGCGAAGACGCGTCGTAA